Proteins encoded within one genomic window of Sphaerisporangium krabiense:
- a CDS encoding sensor histidine kinase translates to MRAVAAGGPVAGPRAVAVGGVVAVVLALAETIVRGHGVPARFAHTVSVPAGGTVPVIAPPAGPRDVTALVVLCLLALATTLPVALLWSQRAAAGVVVTATVVLSLTAFQTLTAAGLVAQLVAGYRLGHGGRGGLAVALAAPFPLLALAGPPDGEAGVLTVLLASLAPAAALAGIARRARGQARRDTAARQVAAESLLEHTARGERARIARELHDVVAHHISMVAVQAETARLTTPGMPPAGAERLSAIGDTARAALTEMRRLLGVLREDAKGEAEGAQRRPQPGLRLGELNELVDGARQASGSATRLILRGPAEPLDPGVELAAYRIVQEALTNARRHAPGAAVDVELHYTGQDLRLRVRDNGPGPSASAAGHGLAGMRERAAAVGGDLRAGPATGGGFLIEARLPAGGER, encoded by the coding sequence ATGCGCGCGGTGGCCGCGGGCGGGCCGGTGGCGGGGCCGCGCGCGGTGGCCGTCGGCGGGGTGGTGGCGGTGGTGCTCGCGCTGGCCGAGACGATCGTCCGCGGCCACGGGGTGCCGGCGCGTTTCGCGCACACCGTCAGCGTGCCCGCCGGCGGGACGGTGCCGGTGATCGCGCCGCCGGCCGGGCCGCGCGACGTGACGGCCCTGGTGGTGCTCTGCCTGCTCGCGCTGGCCACCACGCTGCCGGTCGCGCTGCTGTGGTCGCAGCGGGCCGCGGCGGGCGTGGTGGTCACGGCGACGGTCGTGCTGTCGTTGACCGCCTTCCAGACCTTGACGGCGGCCGGCCTTGTCGCGCAGCTCGTGGCCGGGTACCGGCTCGGGCACGGCGGCCGGGGCGGCCTCGCCGTGGCGCTGGCCGCGCCGTTCCCGCTGCTGGCCCTGGCGGGGCCGCCGGACGGCGAGGCGGGCGTGCTGACGGTGCTGCTGGCCTCGCTGGCCCCGGCCGCGGCGCTGGCGGGGATCGCCCGGCGGGCCCGCGGCCAGGCGCGGCGTGACACCGCCGCCCGGCAGGTCGCCGCCGAGAGCCTGCTGGAGCACACCGCGCGCGGCGAGCGCGCCCGCATCGCGCGCGAGCTGCACGACGTGGTGGCCCACCACATCTCGATGGTGGCCGTGCAGGCCGAGACGGCCCGGCTGACCACGCCCGGCATGCCGCCGGCGGGGGCCGAGCGGCTGTCGGCCATCGGCGACACCGCCCGGGCGGCGCTGACCGAGATGCGGCGGCTGCTCGGGGTGTTGCGCGAGGACGCCAAGGGCGAGGCCGAGGGGGCGCAGCGGCGGCCTCAGCCGGGGCTTCGGCTGGGGGAGCTCAACGAGCTGGTCGACGGCGCCCGCCAGGCGTCGGGGTCGGCCACGCGGCTCATCCTGCGCGGCCCGGCCGAGCCGCTGGATCCCGGGGTCGAGCTGGCGGCCTACCGTATCGTCCAGGAGGCCCTGACCAACGCCCGGCGGCACGCGCCCGGCGCCGCCGTCGACGTCGAGCTGCACTACACCGGCCAGGACCTGCGGCTCCGCGTCCGCGACAACGGTCCCGGGCCTTCGGCGTCCGCGGCGGGGCACGGGCTGGCGGGCATGCGCGAACGCGCGGCGGCCGTCGGCGGCGACCTGCGCGCCGGCCCCGCCACCGGCGGCGGGTTCCTGATCGAGGCCCGCCTGCCCGCGGGCGGGGAGCGGTGA
- a CDS encoding response regulator: MPGAVRVVVADDHAVVRSGFAGLLATQVDFEVAGTAADGAEAVRLCEQVAPDVVLMDVRMPVMDGIEATRRLAAAGGGGPRVLILTTFDLDEYVYDALRAGASGFLLKDVTAERLFDAVRVIAAGEALLAPAVTRRLIGEFARLRPGAGPSSPAALAALTPRETEVLRLVAEGLSNPEVAARLTVTEETVKTHVSRVLAKLGLRDRTQAVVAAYETGLVVPRSRGG; this comes from the coding sequence ATGCCGGGTGCCGTGCGGGTCGTGGTCGCCGATGATCACGCCGTGGTGCGGAGCGGGTTCGCCGGGCTGCTGGCCACCCAGGTGGACTTCGAGGTGGCCGGGACCGCCGCCGACGGCGCCGAGGCCGTGCGCCTGTGCGAGCAGGTGGCGCCGGATGTGGTGCTCATGGACGTGCGCATGCCGGTCATGGACGGCATCGAGGCCACCCGCCGCCTGGCCGCCGCGGGCGGCGGCGGGCCGCGCGTGCTCATCCTCACCACCTTCGACCTGGACGAGTACGTCTACGACGCGCTGCGCGCCGGGGCCAGCGGGTTCCTGCTCAAGGACGTCACCGCCGAGCGGCTGTTCGACGCCGTGCGCGTCATCGCGGCCGGGGAGGCGCTGCTGGCCCCGGCGGTCACCCGCCGCCTGATCGGCGAGTTCGCCCGCCTGCGCCCCGGCGCGGGGCCGTCCTCCCCGGCGGCGCTCGCGGCGCTGACCCCGCGCGAGACCGAGGTGCTGCGCCTGGTCGCCGAGGGCCTGTCCAACCCGGAGGTCGCCGCCCGGCTGACCGTCACCGAGGAGACCGTCAAGACCCACGTCAGCCGCGTGCTCGCCAAGCTCGGCCTGCGCGACAGGACCCAGGCGGTGGTGGCCGCCTACGAGACCGGCCTGGTGGTGCCCCGCTCACGCGGCGGCTGA
- a CDS encoding carbohydrate-binding protein, which produces MVQALQRDLGLTAAQAESRLLNESRLTNVEAKIRKQLGGGFAGSWLSGPTSSTLTVATSDASATSQVSGAGVQVKVVKHSLASLNAAKDALDKASAKTATRSAPVWYVDVRTNSVVVQASKPADAEAFIAASGADRSAVRVEVSNETPQTFYDLRGGDAYYIGSGSRCSIGFPATRGTQGGFVSAGHCGSAGATTTGSNRVAQGTFQGSSFPTNDYSWIATNSNWTPQPWVNQNGGNLQVAGSTVAVEGASICRSGSTTGWHCGSVQQRNSSVTYSQGTVYEVTRTNVCAEPGDSGGSFISGNQAQGVTSGGSGNCSSGGTTYFQPVNEILSVYGLTLKTTGSGPGPSPTSGPTDPPSGSWAAGTAYKAGDVVTYNGVTYRCLQPHTALQGWEPPNVPALWATA; this is translated from the coding sequence ATGGTCCAGGCTCTCCAGCGGGACCTCGGACTCACCGCCGCGCAGGCCGAGTCGCGCCTGCTCAACGAGTCCCGCCTGACGAACGTCGAGGCCAAGATCCGCAAGCAGCTCGGCGGGGGCTTCGCGGGCTCCTGGCTGAGCGGCCCGACCTCCTCCACCCTCACGGTCGCCACCAGCGACGCTTCGGCGACGTCGCAGGTGAGCGGTGCCGGCGTCCAGGTCAAGGTGGTCAAGCACAGCCTGGCCTCCCTGAACGCCGCCAAGGACGCCCTCGACAAGGCCAGCGCCAAGACCGCCACGAGGTCGGCGCCGGTGTGGTACGTCGACGTGCGGACCAACAGCGTCGTCGTGCAGGCCTCCAAGCCCGCCGACGCCGAGGCCTTCATCGCGGCCAGTGGCGCCGACCGGAGCGCCGTGCGCGTCGAGGTGTCGAACGAGACTCCGCAGACGTTCTACGACCTGCGCGGCGGCGACGCCTACTACATCGGCAGCGGCAGCCGCTGCTCGATCGGCTTCCCGGCCACCCGCGGCACCCAGGGCGGCTTCGTCAGCGCCGGCCACTGCGGCTCGGCCGGCGCCACGACCACCGGCTCCAACCGCGTCGCCCAGGGCACCTTCCAGGGTTCGTCCTTCCCGACCAACGACTACTCGTGGATCGCGACGAACTCCAACTGGACCCCGCAGCCGTGGGTGAACCAGAACGGCGGCAACCTGCAGGTCGCCGGCTCGACGGTGGCGGTCGAGGGCGCCTCGATCTGCCGCTCCGGCTCCACCACCGGCTGGCACTGCGGCAGCGTCCAGCAGCGCAACAGCAGCGTCACCTACTCCCAGGGCACCGTGTACGAGGTCACCCGTACCAACGTGTGCGCCGAGCCCGGTGACTCCGGCGGTTCGTTCATCTCCGGCAACCAGGCGCAGGGCGTGACCTCCGGCGGGTCGGGCAACTGCTCCTCGGGCGGCACGACCTACTTCCAGCCCGTCAACGAGATCCTCTCGGTCTACGGCCTGACGCTGAAGACCACCGGCAGCGGCCCCGGCCCCAGCCCCACCTCCGGCCCCACCGACCCGCCCAGTGGGTCGTGGGCGGCCGGTACGGCGTACAAGGCCGGTGACGTCGTGACCTACAACGGCGTGACCTACCGCTGCCTGCAGCCGCACACCGCCCTCCAGGGCTGGGAGCCGCCGAACGTTCCCGCTCTGTGGGCGACCGCCTGA